One part of the Desulforegula conservatrix Mb1Pa genome encodes these proteins:
- a CDS encoding secondary thiamine-phosphate synthase enzyme YjbQ, producing the protein MKSYRKELWFNIRQRRAFLNITRLIQDSLAESGIKEGIALINAMHITASVFINDDESGLHHDYEEWLEKLAPHEPVAAYRHNLTGEDNGDAHLKRQIMGREVVVAVTEGKLDFGPWEQIFYGEFDGGRKKRVLIKIIGE; encoded by the coding sequence ATGAAAAGCTACAGAAAAGAATTGTGGTTCAATATCAGACAGAGGCGAGCCTTTCTCAACATTACAAGACTTATACAAGACAGTCTTGCCGAAAGTGGAATTAAAGAAGGCATAGCCCTAATCAACGCCATGCACATCACAGCCTCGGTGTTTATAAACGATGATGAATCCGGTCTTCACCATGATTATGAAGAATGGCTCGAAAAACTTGCTCCGCATGAGCCTGTTGCAGCTTACAGACATAACCTTACAGGAGAAGACAACGGAGACGCCCATTTAAAACGCCAGATCATGGGCAGAGAAGTTGTTGTTGCGGTAACAGAAGGGAAACTTGATTTCGGCCCCTGGGAGCAGATCTTTTACGGTGAATTTGACGGGGGCAGAAAAAAGAGAGTCCTGATCAAAATCATAGGCGAATAA